The DNA region TTATTAGTAGTAAAAATATCTTCTATAGGTATATCTAAAGCTTGAACTAATTTAACAAGATTTTCATAAGATGGTCTACTTCTATTAGCTTCTATATCTCCAATAAATCCAGTAGATATGCTAGTTGTTTGTGACAACTCCCTAATAGTAATTCCTTTTTTAATTCTATATTTTTTTATAGTTTGTCCAAGCTTTATTTTCTCCATTATATTTCCTCCTTATAGATTTACATATTTAGCGTATATTATATACGTACATATTGCAAGAAAGGTGTACGTATATATATTCCACTTTTCCTATTTTATCTCTTTATATCTTTCTTTTTCTTCTATTTACTT from Sporanaerobacter acetigenes DSM 13106 includes:
- a CDS encoding helix-turn-helix domain-containing protein, with translation MEKIKLGQTIKKYRIKKGITIRELSQTTSISTGFIGDIEANRSRPSYENLVKLVQALDIPIEDIFTTNK